In one Balaenoptera musculus isolate JJ_BM4_2016_0621 chromosome 20, mBalMus1.pri.v3, whole genome shotgun sequence genomic region, the following are encoded:
- the LOC118886354 gene encoding LOW QUALITY PROTEIN: keratin, type I cytoskeletal 24-like (The sequence of the model RefSeq protein was modified relative to this genomic sequence to represent the inferred CDS: inserted 2 bases in 1 codon; deleted 4 bases in 3 codons; substituted 1 base at 1 genomic stop codon), with product MSCSSRVSSSRAGGSSFSRGSRCSLGGGSARGFRGGAGSCGLSGGSSRGFGGSSGGGFGSCSIGGSLGGASGSGIGFGGGAGFGXGGASGGFYSYGGGMGGGVGHGGLFSGGEKQTMQNLNDWLANYLDKVRALEEANADLENKIKEWYDKFGPGSGDGGAGRDYSKYYPIIEDLRNQILTATIENAGIVLQTDNARLTADDFRLKYKNELHLRQTVEADINGLRKVLVDLTMTRSDLEMQIESLTEELAFLKKNHQEEMKSMQGSSGGDVTVELNPGTDLTKLLNDMRAQYGELAEQNRREAEEQFNKQSASLQAQISTDADARSASSTKNEITELKRTLQALEIELQSQLATKSSLEGTLADTQAGYMAQLSQIQMQISSLEEQICQIRGETECQNTEYEQLLDIKTRLEMEIDTYHRLLDGEGGGSGFGGSNFRNSGSETGSRNTGSRDSSTSSDSRSGSSVQADIVILXFSDPSKTRVTKTIVEEVVDGKVVSSQVSNVSEVKLK from the exons ATGTCTTGCTCATCTCGCGTGTCCTCCTCCAGGGCTGGTGGCAGCAGCTTCAGCAGAGGAAGCAGATGCAGTCTGGGGGGAGGCTCTGCCCGGGGATTCCGAGGAGGGGCCGGCAGCTGTGGCCTGAGTGGGGGCTCCAGCAGGGGCTTTGGAGGCAGCTCTGGAGGGGGTTTTGGTAGCTGCTCAATAGGGGGCAGTTTGGGAGGAGCTTCAGGCTCTGGGATTGGCTTTGGTGGAGGTGCTGGATTCGG AGGGGGTGCTAGCGGAGGCTTCTACAGCTATGGTGGTGGTATGGGTGGTGGTGTTGGCCATGGGGGGCTTTTCTCTGGAGGTGAAAAGCAAACCATGCAGAACCTCAATGACTGGCTGGCCAATTACCTAGACAAAGTCAGAGCCCTGGAGGAGGCCAACGCTGATCTGGAGAACAAAATCAAGGAGTGGTATGACAAATTTGGGCCTGGGTCTGGAGACGGTGGAGCTGGAAGAGATTACAGCAAATACTATCCAATCATTGAAGATCTTAGGAATCAG ATCCTTACTGCCACTATTGAAAATGCTGGAATTGTTCTGCAAACTGACAATGCCAGACTGACTGCTGATGACTTCAGACTgaa ATACAAGAACGAGCTGCATCTCCGGCAGACCGTGGAGGCTGACATCAATGGCCTGCGGAAAGTCCTGGTTGACCTGACCATGACTCGCTCTGACTTG GAGATGCAGATTGAAAGCCTCACAGAGGAGCTGGCCTTCCTGAAGAAGAACCACCAGGAG GAAATGAAGAGTATGCAAGGAAGCTCCGGAGGGGATGTGACCGTAGAACTGAACCCAGGGACAGACCTGACTAAGTTACTGAATGACATGAGGGCACAGTATGGGGAGCTCGCTGAGCAGAACCGCCGCGAGGCTGAAGAGCAGTTCAACAAGCAG agCGCATCTCTGCAAGCACAGATCTCTACCGATGCTGATGCCAGGTCAGCCAGTTCCACCAAGAATGAGATCACAGAACTGAAACGCACTCTGCAAGCCCTGGAAATTGAGCTGCAGTCCCAACTGGCCACG AAAAGCTCCCTGGAAGGGACCTTGGCTGACACGCAGGCTGGCTACATGGCACAGCTGTCACAAATTCAGATGCAGATCAGCAGCCTGGAGGAGCAGATCTGCCAGATCCGGGGTGAGACTGAATGCCAGAACACA GAGTATGAGCAGCTGTTGGACATCAAGACCCGCCTGGAGATGGAGATTGATACCTACCACCGCCTGCTTGATGGAGAAGGAGG tggTTCTGGTTTTGGAGGATCTAATTTTAGAAACTCGGGATCAGAAACA GGGTCCAGAAATACCGGATCCAGGGATTCATCCACGTCTAGTGACTCAAGATCTGGAAGCTCTGTCCAA GCTGACATTGTGATTCTTTGATTTTCAGATCCAAGCAAGACTAGAGTGACTAAGACCATCGTAGAGGAGGTGGTGGATGGCAAAGTTGTCTCATCTCAAGTCAGCAATGTTTCTGAGGTGAAACTGAAATAG